A genomic window from Melopsittacus undulatus isolate bMelUnd1 chromosome 7, bMelUnd1.mat.Z, whole genome shotgun sequence includes:
- the PAIP2B gene encoding polyadenylate-binding protein-interacting protein 2B codes for MMNGSELSSPTGSSPKSQEEQAVNGHDEKENNPFAEYMWMENEEDFNRQVEEELQEQEFLDRCFQEMLEEEDQDWFIPSRDLPQGMGQLQQQLNGLSVCDGHHGSEDILSKSNLNPDAKEFVPGVKY; via the exons ATGATGAATGGGTCCGAGCTCAGCAGCCCGACGGGATCCAGCCCCAAATCCCAAGAGGAGCAAGCAGTGAACGGCCACGATGAGAAGGAGAACAACCCCTTTGCAGAGTACATGTGGATGGAGAACGAAGAAGACTTCAACAGACAG GtggaggaggagctgcaggagcaggagttCCTGGATCGCTGCTTCCAGGagatgctggaggaggaggaccAGGACTGGTTCATCCCATCCCGGGACCTGCCCCAGGgcatggggcagctgcagcagcagctgaacgGGCTCTCGGTCTGCGATGGGCACCACGGGTCAGAGGACATCCTG AGCAAAAGCAACTTGAATCCAGATGCCAAGGAGTTCGTGCCTGGTGTGAAGTACTGA